From a region of the Emcibacteraceae bacterium genome:
- a CDS encoding MarR family transcriptional regulator: MKTEAKRLNTVIRDVRSSFNLLGDRSNDLLKDLEVNASMRFVLENLSVTGEKTVPEIARSKNVSRQHIQIVVNDLLDKGLVTSRANPSDKRSLLISLTERGDRIFSEIWNRELVEVQNLAEYFTAEELRVTSKTLQKLSKFLS, encoded by the coding sequence ATGAAAACTGAAGCTAAAAGGCTAAACACAGTTATCCGTGATGTAAGATCCAGTTTTAATCTGCTCGGGGATCGCTCAAATGATCTATTGAAAGATCTGGAGGTTAATGCATCAATGCGTTTTGTTCTGGAAAATTTATCTGTGACGGGCGAGAAAACTGTGCCGGAGATTGCCAGATCAAAAAATGTTTCGCGTCAGCATATTCAGATCGTGGTAAATGACCTGCTTGATAAAGGGCTGGTGACAAGTCGGGCTAACCCGTCAGACAAACGCAGCCTTTTGATATCGCTCACTGAACGCGGGGATAGAATATTTTCAGAAATCTGGAACCGTGAGCTGGTTGAAGTTCAGAATTTGGCGGAATATTTCACCGCCGAAGAATTAAGGGTAACATCTAAAACGCTTCAGAAACTAAGTAAATTTCTGAGCTGA
- a CDS encoding aminotransferase, with translation MKIREFGVEIWMNEFENHCKYNLAETCVQSLTIDELLKITDKKEAALSELLPLKMTYGAIEGSSRLKNAISALYDSQKPENIMVAHGAIGANALVYSALVGPKDEVITILPTYQQHYSIPESFGAKVKILQLREEDDFLPNLDEMKSMVSAKTKLISVNNPNNPTGALISEEVLHEIADIARTCDAYLLCDEVYRGTDQEGSGFTKSIADIYEKGISTGSMSKAFSLAGLRVGWVAAPREVLESISIHRDYNTISVSMIDDYFAAIALENKHKIIARSQKITRENLKILDDWVANEPLISYVKPKSGTTALLKYDLDLRSRDFCIKLLNETGVMLTPGSVMDMEGYLRMGYANSAEILKTGLGKISEFLGSQS, from the coding sequence ATGAAAATAAGAGAATTTGGCGTCGAAATATGGATGAATGAATTTGAAAATCATTGCAAATATAATCTAGCTGAAACATGCGTTCAATCGCTTACAATTGATGAACTACTGAAAATAACCGATAAAAAAGAAGCGGCCCTGTCTGAACTTCTACCGCTTAAAATGACTTATGGAGCCATTGAAGGATCCTCAAGGCTGAAAAATGCCATTTCGGCACTCTATGACTCCCAAAAACCTGAAAATATTATGGTTGCCCACGGTGCGATTGGCGCCAATGCACTCGTATACTCTGCGTTGGTTGGTCCCAAAGACGAGGTAATCACCATTCTGCCCACATATCAGCAGCATTACTCTATTCCGGAAAGTTTCGGGGCAAAAGTCAAAATCCTCCAGCTTCGTGAAGAAGACGACTTTTTACCTAACCTTGACGAGATGAAAAGCATGGTGAGCGCAAAAACAAAATTAATTTCGGTGAATAACCCGAATAATCCGACGGGCGCTTTAATCAGTGAAGAAGTGTTACATGAAATAGCGGATATTGCCCGTACGTGTGACGCCTATCTCCTGTGTGATGAAGTTTATCGTGGAACAGATCAGGAAGGAAGTGGCTTCACGAAATCAATTGCTGATATTTATGAAAAAGGGATCAGCACCGGTAGCATGTCAAAAGCATTTTCGCTTGCCGGGCTTCGCGTAGGCTGGGTAGCAGCACCGCGAGAGGTTCTCGAGAGCATTTCAATTCACCGGGATTATAATACAATTAGTGTCAGTATGATTGATGATTATTTTGCGGCCATTGCGCTTGAAAATAAACATAAAATCATAGCCAGAAGCCAGAAAATCACTCGGGAAAATTTAAAAATCCTAGATGATTGGGTCGCAAATGAACCGCTCATTTCATATGTAAAGCCAAAATCCGGAACAACAGCACTCCTTAAATATGATCTTGATTTAAGATCGCGCGACTTTTGTATCAAGCTGCTGAATGAAACCGGCGTGATGCTCACGCCCGGAAGTGTTATGGATATGGAAGGGTATCTACGAATGGGCTATGCCAACAGCGCCGAAATTTTAAAAACCGGTCTTGGCAAAATCTCTGAATTCCTGGGTAGTCAGAGTTAA
- a CDS encoding patatin-like phospholipase family protein — MYKFIYTIMLCCVMAYYPQAKAQLAEKERPKIGLVLSGGGARGAAHVGVLKVLEENHIPIDMIAGTSFGAIIGGLYASGYSADELEEIIKNIDWQETLSNSAPRKQKSFRRKKDDDGFLIKFKVGLKDGKIKLPSGLITPNNLRLLFAELLNKKTQTEDFCKLSIPFRAVATNLENGEEVVLKNGNLASAIVASMTVPALFPPVELNGTLLVDGGIANNIPINVVRDMGADIIIVVDVTTPLLKKEEITSFASVLDQLTSLQSHKTADKLIATLKDEDILIRPELDDIDFLDFDITTETIPKGVEAALSVLDHLKKYRLNQSNWNNYTKNHSEEKYDPPTIDFVRINNNSDVSDQVIRSHITQSDGQILDAVQLSKDLTEIYGLELFEEVNYQTLNENGETGLEIRTKQREGGEDYFRFGLAIQEDFEGESDFQLAVGFTNLAINSYGGEWQTLFKVGQEFSLFTEFYQPIDYKEKYYLFANAGGGKINRNLLSDNGDGTILGQVRISEFGTQIGAGRNFGRWGTLRAGIRKTFGNVKGRIGFPSIPKVSYDKTKFVTEFLIDTMDNTQFPTSGAVVEIVSENTLSWLGGDSGADTVEFGGYFPFSWGKNTLGFRPLFATSYNGNPNETNLFPLGGFMRLTAFAPGQLTGNHGGLLTAIYYRRISGGPQYLTETPIYLGGTVEAGNVWNRWEDVSLTDLRWSSSVFVGIDTILGPTYLGIGLGSDGATAAFLNIGQIF, encoded by the coding sequence TTGTATAAATTTATTTACACCATAATGCTTTGCTGTGTAATGGCATATTATCCACAGGCAAAAGCACAATTGGCAGAAAAGGAAAGACCAAAGATTGGTCTCGTCCTTTCCGGTGGTGGTGCGCGTGGAGCAGCCCATGTTGGTGTACTAAAAGTTCTTGAAGAAAACCATATTCCAATTGATATGATTGCCGGGACGAGCTTTGGTGCCATAATCGGCGGTCTTTATGCGTCCGGTTATTCCGCAGATGAGCTTGAAGAAATAATAAAAAATATTGACTGGCAGGAAACACTCTCCAACAGTGCTCCCAGAAAACAAAAATCTTTCCGCCGCAAAAAAGACGATGATGGGTTCCTGATCAAGTTTAAAGTCGGGCTTAAAGATGGAAAAATCAAACTTCCCAGCGGACTGATTACCCCAAATAATTTAAGACTTTTATTTGCTGAACTTCTAAATAAAAAAACACAAACGGAAGATTTTTGCAAACTTTCTATTCCATTTCGGGCGGTTGCCACCAACCTTGAGAATGGTGAAGAGGTCGTCTTAAAAAATGGCAATCTTGCCTCCGCTATTGTTGCAAGCATGACTGTCCCAGCTTTATTTCCCCCGGTTGAGCTTAATGGAACTCTACTTGTTGACGGGGGCATCGCAAATAATATTCCTATTAATGTCGTCCGGGATATGGGTGCCGATATTATCATCGTGGTTGATGTCACCACGCCGCTTCTAAAAAAAGAGGAAATAACATCATTCGCCTCCGTTCTTGATCAGCTTACATCGCTTCAAAGCCACAAAACTGCTGACAAGCTGATTGCCACTCTTAAAGACGAGGATATTCTTATTCGTCCTGAATTGGATGATATAGATTTTCTCGATTTTGATATTACAACAGAAACGATCCCTAAAGGCGTTGAGGCGGCTTTGTCGGTTCTTGATCATCTTAAAAAATATAGACTGAACCAGAGCAATTGGAATAATTATACAAAAAATCATTCTGAAGAAAAATATGACCCGCCGACCATTGATTTTGTCCGTATTAATAATAATTCTGACGTTTCTGATCAGGTCATCAGATCACATATTACACAATCGGATGGGCAAATTTTAGATGCTGTCCAGTTATCAAAGGATTTAACAGAGATTTATGGTCTGGAATTATTCGAAGAAGTGAATTATCAGACGCTCAATGAAAATGGTGAAACAGGGCTGGAGATAAGAACAAAGCAGCGTGAAGGGGGCGAAGATTATTTTCGTTTTGGGCTGGCCATACAGGAAGATTTTGAAGGGGAAAGTGATTTTCAGCTGGCCGTCGGCTTCACAAACCTTGCAATTAATTCTTACGGCGGTGAATGGCAAACGCTCTTCAAAGTCGGTCAGGAATTCAGCCTTTTCACTGAATTTTACCAACCTATTGATTATAAGGAAAAATACTACCTATTTGCCAATGCGGGTGGAGGAAAAATCAATAGAAACCTGTTAAGTGATAATGGGGATGGTACCATTCTCGGTCAGGTCAGGATCTCAGAGTTTGGCACACAGATAGGTGCAGGACGAAATTTTGGCCGATGGGGCACATTACGCGCCGGAATTAGAAAAACATTTGGCAATGTTAAAGGAAGAATTGGTTTTCCTTCTATCCCAAAAGTATCTTATGATAAGACCAAGTTTGTCACTGAATTTCTTATTGATACCATGGATAACACCCAGTTTCCAACGTCAGGCGCTGTTGTGGAAATTGTCAGCGAAAATACACTTTCCTGGCTTGGCGGCGATTCCGGGGCCGATACAGTAGAATTTGGCGGATATTTCCCCTTTAGCTGGGGCAAAAACACTCTTGGTTTCAGACCCTTGTTTGCAACATCCTATAATGGAAACCCGAATGAAACAAATCTCTTTCCTCTTGGCGGATTTATGAGGTTGACAGCATTTGCACCGGGTCAGCTAACCGGTAACCATGGCGGACTTCTGACGGCAATTTACTATCGGCGTATTTCAGGAGGACCACAATATCTGACGGAAACACCAATTTATCTGGGGGGAACGGTCGAGGCTGGTAATGTCTGGAACCGTTGGGAAGATGTAAGCCTTACTGATCTGCGCTGGAGTTCAAGCGTTTTCGTCGGAATAGATACCATTCTTGGCCCGACATATCTCGGGATCGGGCTGGGGTCTGACGGTGCAACAGCGGCATTTTTAAATATTGGTCAGATATTTTAA
- a CDS encoding amidohydrolase, giving the protein MDKFIKIILSIGLLTIAACSSAETDKNNQQAASNEKIMINAKVWTGNADQPWAETVVMKDDRIIAVGGSELKNDHPGAEVIDVSGKLVLPGFIDNHTHFMDGSASLLGIKTQGTKSSAEFIETVKNYAASAPEGEWITGGLWDHEAWEGQLPKKEWIDEYTPNNPLFLLRTDGHMAIVNSLVLKLAGITKDTPDPEGGLIVRDENGEPTGVLKDNAMNAVYSIVPPMTTAQATRTFDAGIQEALENGVTQIHNMGTWDNIAIFKKAKDEGRLRIRVYYFPLIPNVHKLHDMIERESKGDTWLRFGGVKELADGSLGSTTAWFYEPYTDEPDTNGFPLMQMDVLKKNLAEANDLGFQLAVHAIGDQTNDNLIRIFEEIGATGNRPRIEHAQHLTPDAIQKMAGLGIIASVQPYHAIDDGRWAEKRIGKERLAGTYPFKSLFDAGAIVTFGSDWMVAPLEPLSGIYAAVTRRTLDGKNPDGWVPEQKISIEQAVKAYTINNAYAGFQENDLGTIEPGKLADMVVISDNIFDIDPAEIINTKVLMTIVGGDIKYSSK; this is encoded by the coding sequence ATGGATAAATTTATAAAAATAATATTGAGTATAGGATTATTAACGATTGCTGCCTGCTCATCTGCCGAGACAGACAAAAATAATCAACAAGCCGCTTCAAATGAAAAAATAATGATAAACGCCAAAGTATGGACCGGAAATGCTGACCAACCCTGGGCGGAAACCGTCGTTATGAAGGATGACCGGATTATTGCTGTCGGCGGATCTGAACTTAAAAACGATCATCCAGGCGCTGAAGTCATTGATGTATCCGGAAAATTGGTTCTGCCCGGCTTTATTGATAATCACACACATTTTATGGATGGCTCGGCATCACTTCTCGGCATTAAAACGCAGGGCACTAAAAGTTCTGCCGAATTTATAGAAACGGTAAAAAACTATGCGGCATCTGCCCCGGAGGGAGAATGGATTACTGGTGGGCTTTGGGATCATGAAGCCTGGGAAGGACAACTTCCTAAGAAGGAATGGATTGACGAATATACACCGAACAACCCCCTTTTCCTGCTGCGTACTGACGGCCATATGGCCATTGTCAATTCACTTGTCTTAAAACTTGCCGGAATTACAAAAGACACACCCGACCCGGAAGGCGGCCTGATTGTCCGTGATGAAAATGGCGAACCAACGGGCGTTCTTAAAGATAACGCTATGAATGCGGTATATAGCATTGTTCCGCCAATGACCACGGCCCAGGCGACAAGAACATTTGATGCCGGCATTCAGGAAGCATTGGAAAATGGCGTCACCCAAATTCATAATATGGGCACTTGGGATAACATTGCGATCTTTAAAAAAGCGAAGGATGAAGGCCGCCTTAGAATCCGTGTTTATTACTTTCCCCTAATTCCCAATGTCCATAAGCTGCATGATATGATTGAACGCGAAAGCAAAGGCGATACCTGGCTGCGCTTTGGCGGTGTTAAGGAACTGGCTGACGGATCGTTGGGCAGCACGACGGCATGGTTTTATGAACCCTATACCGATGAACCTGACACCAACGGCTTCCCGCTGATGCAGATGGATGTTCTTAAGAAAAATCTTGCCGAAGCCAATGACCTTGGATTTCAGTTGGCCGTCCACGCAATCGGTGACCAGACAAATGATAACCTGATCAGGATTTTTGAGGAAATTGGCGCGACCGGCAACCGTCCGCGAATTGAACATGCCCAGCATTTAACCCCCGATGCCATTCAAAAAATGGCCGGATTAGGCATCATTGCCTCCGTACAGCCCTACCACGCAATTGATGATGGCAGGTGGGCAGAAAAACGAATAGGTAAAGAGCGCCTGGCAGGCACTTATCCGTTTAAATCGCTTTTTGATGCCGGGGCCATCGTCACATTTGGATCGGACTGGATGGTTGCTCCACTTGAACCCCTTAGTGGCATTTATGCCGCAGTTACACGTCGCACACTGGACGGCAAAAATCCTGATGGTTGGGTGCCGGAACAAAAAATATCCATCGAACAGGCGGTCAAGGCATACACCATTAATAACGCCTATGCCGGCTTTCAGGAAAATGATCTTGGCACCATTGAACCAGGAAAGCTTGCTGATATGGTTGTTATCAGTGATAATATTTTTGACATTGATCCGGCTGAAATCATCAACACTAAAGTGCTTATGACAATAGTTGGTGGTGATATAAAATATTCAAGTAAATAA
- a CDS encoding gamma-glutamyltransferase, with product MFRYCRAVALIYLLAFITSSTFAQTKNFAGYVVSASPEATNAGVTVLEKGGNAFDAAVAVSLALGASEPAGSGIFGQTVMLVQPKNGEPFVIQGSTLSPAQIPEQVTRDQLVGGRTASTIPSNLKVLSFTHKKYGSGKLSWKELVNPAVELYKDGFVVGPFRYRAFSHYGMGLKGQKAAADIFLKPDGSAYQIEEVFKQPLMAKTLARIAEKGADEFYKGDMAREIAADMAENGGWITYDDLANFKDPKIVPALRSNYRGYEVISLPPPFGGWIMMQILNILEAETPKAIEEDNAKRRIALLNAMRLGHGTRAHDPVPNFYDYDDDISIKLSKEQAAKMLDHYKNGKGGETTHFSIVDGDGNAVAVTQSIDNYFGALVAHPTLGFLYNNYMQSFRLNDDGSPYVLKQNEMPLSSMTGTIVKKDGEPVMVLGSPASARIISAVAQVTSYWIDVDKNIEKAVGAYRVHVVPDDQAYIEGPNISNELLSGLAKYGYNLKRPAYGVSDSQYDPYFGGVHALAIENGKWHGAADPRRDGLAKAAWK from the coding sequence ATGTTTCGTTATTGCAGGGCAGTTGCCTTAATTTATTTGCTTGCTTTCATTACTTCATCAACTTTTGCGCAAACCAAGAATTTTGCCGGCTATGTTGTATCAGCGTCTCCGGAAGCAACCAATGCCGGGGTAACTGTCCTTGAAAAAGGCGGTAACGCTTTTGATGCGGCCGTTGCCGTATCTCTGGCGTTAGGCGCGTCGGAACCGGCAGGATCGGGAATATTTGGCCAGACCGTCATGCTGGTCCAACCCAAGAATGGTGAACCTTTTGTTATTCAGGGAAGCACATTATCACCGGCACAAATTCCTGAGCAAGTGACAAGAGATCAACTGGTTGGAGGGCGAACAGCATCAACAATTCCATCCAATCTTAAAGTGCTTTCCTTTACCCACAAAAAATATGGAAGCGGCAAGCTGAGCTGGAAGGAACTGGTGAACCCGGCCGTTGAGCTTTATAAAGATGGTTTTGTGGTCGGTCCTTTTCGCTACCGCGCATTCAGCCATTACGGCATGGGGCTTAAAGGACAAAAAGCGGCTGCCGATATTTTTTTAAAGCCTGATGGTAGCGCTTATCAGATCGAGGAAGTCTTCAAACAACCGCTGATGGCGAAAACATTAGCGCGGATAGCAGAAAAAGGGGCGGATGAATTTTATAAAGGGGATATGGCCCGCGAAATAGCGGCTGATATGGCTGAAAATGGTGGCTGGATTACTTATGACGATCTGGCCAACTTCAAGGATCCGAAAATTGTTCCCGCCCTTAGATCAAATTACCGCGGTTATGAGGTGATCTCCTTACCGCCACCATTTGGTGGCTGGATCATGATGCAGATATTAAATATTCTTGAAGCAGAAACGCCCAAAGCGATAGAAGAGGATAATGCAAAGAGAAGGATTGCCCTGCTTAATGCCATGCGACTTGGTCACGGTACCAGGGCACATGACCCGGTACCAAATTTTTATGATTATGATGACGATATCAGCATAAAACTGTCAAAGGAACAGGCCGCTAAAATGCTGGATCATTATAAAAACGGCAAAGGCGGTGAAACCACACATTTTTCCATTGTCGATGGGGACGGCAATGCTGTCGCCGTCACCCAAAGTATTGATAATTATTTTGGCGCGCTTGTCGCTCATCCGACACTCGGGTTTCTGTATAATAACTATATGCAGTCATTCCGGTTAAATGATGACGGCTCCCCCTATGTCCTCAAACAAAATGAAATGCCCTTAAGTTCGATGACAGGCACAATTGTAAAGAAAGATGGGGAACCGGTCATGGTCCTGGGCAGCCCGGCCAGCGCACGGATTATTTCTGCTGTCGCCCAGGTCACAAGTTACTGGATAGATGTGGATAAAAATATTGAAAAAGCCGTCGGGGCTTACCGGGTACATGTCGTTCCCGACGATCAGGCCTATATAGAAGGGCCAAATATTTCAAATGAGCTCCTTTCCGGGCTGGCAAAATATGGTTATAATCTGAAAAGACCGGCTTACGGTGTATCAGACAGCCAGTATGACCCCTATTTTGGCGGGGTTCATGCCCTTGCGATCGAAAACGGAAAATGGCATGGTGCCGCGGACCCCAGGAGGGACGGACTCGCAAAAGCCGCATGGAAATAA
- a CDS encoding FtsX-like permease family protein, with product MFSNYVKIAIRSILKNKLYAIINVLGLSIGLAIYLFGGLFYDYEYSHDSFFKNFDRIYTLRGNVSSQANIGVSQIDTVQSAVGPLIKTELPDVEAVARTILREFLISVGEDNYYQRVRFADPELLKIFDFDFIQGDATALDGSNGIVITDMEAKKYFGNENPIGKSITLDHEYDLTVMAVIRDIPKNSHFNSQIVMGTPLGILIPMRAMERITEFQPDTNWGNTSSGNMTYILLPPSLDRAWLQTQMDGIYERHMPDEQKEFLDSFEVHSLADANTAIWDMLGIPVITVVKVLGIMVLIIACVNYTNLATAQSMGRAREVGLRKTLGAGQFQLLLQFIVESLTITLFAMILALAALELIIPLFNSATGKILSINYLSTLPWLLLTTLVVGILSGSYPAYVITKTNPIEALRDTARKGKAATIIRAIMISVQFTFSVCILAMVLVVYAQNEKVEESSRIFPKDQVYTLDRINVDQMTDRHEVLRNEMLSIPYVDDFTLSSQVPYEQTNSTIRASKILNDFNQTVTINQLNIDDHFVSTYDIPMVAGRNISKDIAMDTHIRARGAVNVLVNETAAKALGFSTPEAALNQVFYEDEKEKGITTYTIVGVMADRNILGLFNSVKPFFFFMRDASYRLASIKISKNAPVSVVKDIEEVWQDVYPDYPMQGKFLNETFQLVYMIFDMGTKSLAAFAFVALFLAAIGLFGLAAFMAEQRTKEIGIRKVLGASNNQIIRLLIWQFSTPVLWATPIALILAYLASGRYLEFFAERIGLPYGMLLGAGICGLLLSWATVATHAFNIAKTNPINALHYE from the coding sequence ATGTTCAGCAATTATGTAAAAATAGCGATCAGAAGCATCCTAAAAAACAAACTTTACGCCATCATCAATGTTCTAGGCTTATCCATTGGTTTGGCTATATATTTGTTTGGGGGCCTGTTTTATGATTATGAATATTCACATGATTCATTTTTTAAGAATTTTGACCGCATTTATACCTTACGGGGTAATGTTAGTTCCCAGGCCAATATCGGCGTTTCGCAAATTGATACAGTCCAGTCTGCTGTTGGCCCGCTCATCAAAACGGAACTTCCCGATGTAGAAGCAGTGGCAAGAACTATTTTACGGGAATTCCTGATTTCTGTCGGGGAAGATAATTATTATCAAAGAGTACGGTTCGCAGATCCCGAACTTCTGAAAATTTTTGATTTTGATTTTATCCAGGGCGACGCAACTGCACTGGATGGTTCAAACGGCATAGTCATAACCGATATGGAAGCCAAAAAATATTTTGGCAATGAAAATCCAATAGGGAAATCTATTACCCTGGATCATGAGTATGACCTTACAGTTATGGCAGTCATCCGCGATATTCCCAAAAACTCTCATTTTAATTCCCAGATTGTCATGGGTACCCCACTTGGAATCCTGATCCCCATGAGGGCGATGGAACGTATTACAGAATTTCAGCCTGACACAAACTGGGGCAATACCTCTTCAGGAAACATGACCTATATCCTGCTTCCTCCCTCTCTCGACCGGGCATGGCTGCAAACTCAAATGGATGGTATTTATGAAAGACATATGCCGGATGAACAGAAAGAATTTCTGGATAGCTTTGAAGTACACTCCCTCGCCGATGCCAATACGGCGATCTGGGACATGCTCGGTATTCCCGTCATAACGGTTGTAAAAGTGCTGGGAATAATGGTTCTTATTATCGCCTGTGTTAATTATACAAATCTTGCAACGGCACAGTCCATGGGTCGTGCCCGCGAAGTAGGCCTTAGAAAAACGCTTGGTGCCGGGCAATTTCAACTGCTCCTGCAGTTTATTGTCGAAAGTTTAACCATTACGTTATTTGCAATGATACTGGCCCTGGCAGCTCTTGAGCTGATTATACCTTTATTCAACTCGGCCACCGGTAAAATTCTCAGCATCAATTATCTGAGCACATTACCATGGCTGCTATTGACGACATTGGTCGTGGGAATACTATCCGGTTCATATCCCGCATATGTCATTACCAAAACAAACCCGATTGAAGCATTGAGGGATACTGCCCGCAAGGGAAAAGCCGCGACTATTATCAGAGCGATCATGATAAGCGTACAATTTACTTTTTCGGTTTGTATTCTGGCAATGGTACTTGTGGTTTATGCCCAAAATGAAAAAGTTGAGGAAAGTAGCAGAATATTTCCCAAGGATCAGGTTTATACCCTGGACCGTATTAATGTTGATCAGATGACAGACCGTCATGAGGTTCTTAGAAATGAAATGCTGAGCATCCCTTATGTTGATGACTTCACCTTGTCTTCACAGGTACCCTATGAACAGACGAACAGCACCATCAGGGCGTCAAAAATCCTCAATGATTTTAATCAGACAGTGACTATAAACCAGCTGAATATTGATGATCATTTTGTCAGTACCTACGATATTCCCATGGTCGCTGGCAGGAATATATCCAAAGACATTGCCATGGACACCCACATAAGAGCCCGTGGAGCAGTGAATGTTCTGGTCAATGAAACGGCGGCAAAAGCCTTAGGGTTCAGCACGCCGGAAGCAGCGCTAAACCAGGTATTCTACGAAGATGAAAAGGAAAAAGGTATAACCACCTATACCATTGTCGGTGTTATGGCGGACCGAAATATTCTTGGTCTTTTTAACAGTGTCAAACCATTCTTCTTTTTCATGCGCGATGCGTCTTATCGGCTGGCATCGATAAAAATATCAAAAAATGCCCCTGTCAGCGTCGTTAAGGATATTGAAGAAGTATGGCAGGACGTTTACCCCGATTATCCGATGCAGGGTAAATTTCTAAATGAAACCTTCCAGTTGGTCTATATGATTTTCGATATGGGAACCAAATCACTGGCGGCTTTTGCTTTTGTTGCCCTTTTCCTTGCCGCAATAGGCCTGTTTGGACTGGCGGCCTTTATGGCCGAGCAGCGAACCAAGGAAATCGGCATTAGAAAAGTTCTGGGAGCCAGTAACAATCAGATTATAAGACTTCTGATATGGCAATTCTCAACCCCGGTTCTTTGGGCAACACCAATTGCTTTAATACTGGCTTATTTAGCATCTGGCCGTTATCTGGAATTTTTTGCGGAGCGTATTGGTCTGCCTTACGGCATGCTGCTGGGGGCCGGTATTTGCGGACTTTTACTATCATGGGCGACGGTTGCGACACATGCATTTAATATCGCCAAAACCAACCCGATTAATGCATTGCATTATGAGTAA